The following DNA comes from Jatrophihabitans sp..
ACCGCCGGCGGCCCGCTGACGGCCGGCTACGACGACTCCCTGGCGTAGCGGCTGGCAGCGGTCAGCGGCCCTTAGGCGTCATCGTCGTCTTTGATGCCGAACTTCTTGCGGATCTCCGCGCGTTGCCGCTGAATGCGCAGGGCGATGTTGGTGACGATCTGGGCGTTGCTGTGCAGGCTGGCCGACTCCCACCAGATCGCCATCGGGTCGGTGATGGTGTCCGTCTTCAGGTCGATGAACCCGCACGGTCCCGGGTTCCAGCCCATGACCTGGGCTGCCGCGGTCCGCTTCTTGCGGCTGGTCGAGGTCATGTCGACGATCGCCGCGGTGACCTCGGCGATGCCGTAGGTGTTGTTGGAGCGGATGCTGGTCACCAGCGACGCGCTGAGGTCCTCGAAGTTCTTCAGCACGTCGGCGTCATCGTCGGCGTGGGAGGCGAAGGCCTCCAGCTGATAGACCTTCGTGCCGATGACGGTGAGGCTGAAACCGTGGCCGCCCATGTGGATGTTGAAGATCATCGGCGTGCCGCCGGCGCTCGCGGCGAGTAGGTGGGTTTCCAGCAGGTGAGCCCGTTTGCGTTGGTCGGCTTGGGCATACTTGGCGTCCCGGGCGCCGTCCGAGGAGTTGGCGGCCACATCGCCCAGATCGTCGAACAGCCGCTGAGCGGTGTCGAAGCAGATGCTGAACCAGCGAGCGTCCTTGAGGTAGTCCATCACCTGGCTGTAGTCGATCTCGGTAAGGGAGTCGGTGCCGATCACCAGGGCCTGATATCGGCGTGCCGACACCTTCAGGCCCAGCTCGTCAAGGGCCGCCACGTCCTCTTTGATCAGCGAGTTGCAGGCGACGAGCACATCCTTGAGGGTGAGCGCCGGCGACTGCGGGTCCGGCTCCGCTGCCTCGGCCAGCTCGGTCAGCTTGTCCCAGGTGAAGGCGGACGGTTCCATCAGCTTGTCGAGCTGGGCGCAGCTGAATCGGCTGACGATGGTCCGGAACTGGCTCACCGACGCCGCCGGTTGGATACTGGCCGTGCCCGCCAGGTCCTCGGCCGACCAGCCGCTGCCCGCGTAGCCCACGATGTCAGCCCAGCTGGAGCTGACGTTCATCACGTAATCGACCTGCTCCGGGGTGAAGAACGCGATCACCGCCTGCAGCTCGGGCGCTGTCGGGCGGGGGTCGAAGGCGGCGTGCCGGGCGAGGTCGGCGGCGGGCCACGCGGTGGCCACCAGCGCCAGCACCTCGGCCAGGCTGGCGCAGCTCGGTTGGATCTGGGCGAGCTGAGCAGCTGTCAGCTTGGCCATGATCGAGTTCAGCTCGGCGTAGGTCGGCGCCGGCTTCCGCGAGGCGAGTGCGATGGTGTCGGCGCTGGACCAGTTGTGCGCCTCCAGGGCGATGAGCCGCTCCTGGGAGTTCTCCAGCTGCGCCAGTTGCAGGATGCCCGGGCGCTCCTGCTCGGTATAGGCCCGGCGCACCAGTTCACCGGTGGAGCTGGCCAGGGTCGTTCTCGCCAGTACCGACACCGCGAGGTGCCCGCTGTGCTCGGGGTGACTGGCATGGTCGCAGGCCGGGGTGCCACGCCCGACCGCCTGCCGGCGCAGCGCGCCCAGAACCTGGTCGGCGCTGCGGTCGGCCTCGTGCTCGGCGGGGTCATTGGCCGCGCCGACGATCGGCCCGCCACCGGAGGAGCCGGTCGCGCTCTGCCGGACGTGGGAGAGCTCGTGGGCCAGCAGCCGCTGACCGGACTGGGAGTCAGGGGAGTAGGCGCCCTGGGTGAAGTACACGTCCGAGCCGTAGCTGAACGCCACCGATTGCACCGATCGGGCGATGTGATCGGCCTCGCCGTCGGTGTGGATCCGCGCGGCGCTGGCCGCCGGGCCCAGTTGCTGGCCGATCTCGGTGGCCATGCCGGGGGTCAGCGGCCGGCCGCCGCCCTTGCGCCGGCGCAGAGCGGATAGCACCCCGTCCGGAATCGGGTTGCCGCCGAGCGGGTCGGCTGCGCCGGACAGCTCTCGCAGCAGCGGGCCGGCGCCGCCGGCGACCGCCAGTCCTGCCACGCCCAGTCCTGCCACGTCCAGTCCTGCCACGCCAAGTCCTGGTGCGGGCAGCGCGAGGGCTTGCTGGTCCAGCACGGGGGCCGCGTACTCGGCGACCTCGGTGGCACGGTCATGCAGGGAGTCGTCGGACCGGTCAGCAGAGCCACGCGCACGCGTTGGCGTCGCTTGAGGCCGATCCTGTCCCATGACCAGTGAGTTCCTACGTGTGCCCGAAACTGCTTCACGGGCAGCTTACACGCCGAGCTGGCTTTTGCCCGGTTAACGCGATTTATCATCACCGGCCTCGCCTTGAGTATCCTCATCCAGCCCCAGAACGGCCGCCACGCGATCGAGGATGCTCTGCAGCGCTGGGGAGCGAGCCTTCCAGGCAACGGCCTCTTCGAACAGGGCCAAGCCATCACGAGTCATTCCACCGCCGCTACTGACGACTCCTGCCAACATCGCATCCAGGGATGCCTCGATCACCTCGTCGTCCGTCATCGGCGGGCCACCGGTATAGGGAAAGAGCCGTCCCAACTCATCCCAGAGCCGGTCCAACTCTTCGAGCTCGTTTTTTGTAAGTTGCTTCATTCCACAACCTCGCCGGGCACATTCCCTGGGTTGGAATGGCAAGTCATCTCATGAACAGGTCGAATTCGGGAACCACCCACCGTTGGCGCCGAGAACCCGGCTCACGGGGCGGGACAACCAGCTGCCCCCGCAGAATGGCGTCAGCCATGCTGATGTACTCGTTGAAGTCATGGACCAGGCTCTCCACGTCATCGCCGGCGGTATCCGAGCGCCAGCCCTGTGGCAGGGACAACCAGAGATGCACGCTATGGTTTTGGCCCAGTTCGACTCGCCTGCCATCGGGTGAGGAAACGTCGTAGGTGACTCTGTCACCGTCCTGTTGGCGGCGGATGTCCCACCGGCTCAGTCGCTCGTCGACGAGTTCATCGAGCTCCTGTAACGCACGGCTCGCCATCGCTGACCTCAGAACTTCTCGCAGTAGTGACAACCAGTTGAAGGAGGCATACCTCCGGTCGAAGTGTAGGTTCCAGGCCGTTGACCGGCACCCGGGTTTCGATCAGGCGTCGGCGCGTTGAGGCCATGGGTCGTAGTGGTGATCGCGTGCCGGTAGGAACAGCCCGAAGAGGTCCCCTGCCAGGCCATTTGTCCGAAGTCCCACGGCAAGGCCCGAACCTTGTGCTGGCGCCAACTCCTGATAGTGACCGCTGGGTTCCTCCTGGGTGGAATACCTGCACTCGTACGGGTTTCGCGGAGCCTATAGAGATGGCGGGGGTGCGAGGGCCGCCGGGCGGGGCAATCCGGCGCGACGTGGCACGATCGCACAGGTGACCAGCAGACCCGCCGAGGCGCAGCGCCTGCGCGACCTCGCACTGCTGCGCCGGGTCCGCGACCGGATGGACCGGGAGTACGCGCAGCCGCTGGACGTCGAGGCGCTGGCCCGCGGGGTGCACCTGTCGGCCGGGCACCTCAGCCGCGAGTTCAAGCTCGCCTACGGCGAATCGCTCTACAGCTATCTGATGACCCGGCGCATCGAGCGCGCGATGGCGCTGCTGCGGCGCGGTGACCTCAGCGTCACCGAGGTCTGCTTCGCGGTCGGCTGCTCGTCGCTGGGCACCTTCAGCACTCGCTTCACCGAGCTGGTCGGCATGCCACCCAGCACCTACCGGCGGCTGGCGGCGCAGGGAGCTCCGGAGTTGCCGCCGTGCGTGGCCAAGCAGGTGACCAGACCGATCAGGAATCGAGAAGCGCCCGTCTCCGCGCCGGGCTTAACGTGACTGCCATGGACATCACCATTCACACCACCTTCCTTCCGCACGACGACCCCGACGCCTCACTGGCCTTCTACCGCGACGTCCTCGGCTTCGAGGTCCGCAACGACGTCGGTCAGGGCCGGATGCGCTGGATCACGGTCGGCCCGCCCGACCAGCCCGGCACCTCCATCCTGCTGGCGCCGCCGGCAGTCGACCCCGGCATCACCGACGACGAGCGCCGCGTCATCACCGAGATGATGGCCAAGGGCACCTACGGCTGGATCCTGCTGGCCACCAAGGACCTCGACGGCGCCTTCGACCAGCTGCAGGCCAGCGACGTCGACGTCGTCCAGGAGCCGACCGAGCAGCCGTACGGGATTCGGGATTGCGCCTTCCGCGACCCCGCGGGAAACCTGATCCGCATCCAGGAACTGCGCTGAGCCGTCGTGATGGGCGAAGCCCGAGACGGTGAGACCCGCAAGGCCGACACGCTGGCGATG
Coding sequences within:
- a CDS encoding DUF4157 domain-containing protein — translated: MAGLDVAGLGVAGLAVAGGAGPLLRELSGAADPLGGNPIPDGVLSALRRRKGGGRPLTPGMATEIGQQLGPAASAARIHTDGEADHIARSVQSVAFSYGSDVYFTQGAYSPDSQSGQRLLAHELSHVRQSATGSSGGGPIVGAANDPAEHEADRSADQVLGALRRQAVGRGTPACDHASHPEHSGHLAVSVLARTTLASSTGELVRRAYTEQERPGILQLAQLENSQERLIALEAHNWSSADTIALASRKPAPTYAELNSIMAKLTAAQLAQIQPSCASLAEVLALVATAWPAADLARHAAFDPRPTAPELQAVIAFFTPEQVDYVMNVSSSWADIVGYAGSGWSAEDLAGTASIQPAASVSQFRTIVSRFSCAQLDKLMEPSAFTWDKLTELAEAAEPDPQSPALTLKDVLVACNSLIKEDVAALDELGLKVSARRYQALVIGTDSLTEIDYSQVMDYLKDARWFSICFDTAQRLFDDLGDVAANSSDGARDAKYAQADQRKRAHLLETHLLAASAGGTPMIFNIHMGGHGFSLTVIGTKVYQLEAFASHADDDADVLKNFEDLSASLVTSIRSNNTYGIAEVTAAIVDMTSTSRKKRTAAAQVMGWNPGPCGFIDLKTDTITDPMAIWWESASLHSNAQIVTNIALRIQRQRAEIRKKFGIKDDDDA
- a CDS encoding helix-turn-helix transcriptional regulator — its product is MTSRPAEAQRLRDLALLRRVRDRMDREYAQPLDVEALARGVHLSAGHLSREFKLAYGESLYSYLMTRRIERAMALLRRGDLSVTEVCFAVGCSSLGTFSTRFTELVGMPPSTYRRLAAQGAPELPPCVAKQVTRPIRNREAPVSAPGLT
- a CDS encoding VOC family protein, with protein sequence MDITIHTTFLPHDDPDASLAFYRDVLGFEVRNDVGQGRMRWITVGPPDQPGTSILLAPPAVDPGITDDERRVITEMMAKGTYGWILLATKDLDGAFDQLQASDVDVVQEPTEQPYGIRDCAFRDPAGNLIRIQELR